The following are encoded in a window of Cucurbita pepo subsp. pepo cultivar mu-cu-16 chromosome LG12, ASM280686v2, whole genome shotgun sequence genomic DNA:
- the LOC111806446 gene encoding putative SERF-like protein → MIDDFRQRTSERGNQRDRDRERAQARAGSKTKQPRNDGLTPEQRRERDAKALQEKTARKAAMAAGGINAGGGGKIK, encoded by the exons ATGATCGATGATTTTAGGCAACGGACTAG CGAACGCGGAAACCAGAGAGATCGAGATCGAGAAAGGGCTCAAGCTAGGGCTGGAAGCAAGACCAAGCAACCGAGAAACGACGGCTTGACGCCTGAACAGCGACGCGAAAG GGATGCAAAAGCTCTTCAGGAGAAGACGGCGAGAAAAGCTGCAATGGCTGCCGGAGGCATCAACGCTGGCGGCGGAGGTAAAATTAAGTAA
- the LOC111807786 gene encoding uncharacterized protein LOC111807786, translating into MEGGRRRITLYDQMLAVGDGREFARGLTLNDVLTIHNRASPSPSPAVRLSGRTLLDIIRDDVGISPVDNRERKSWKFLRDRLRLNLRSQILPPNSLRIPSFSSAEMMPNEEESSESTTTTAAAPSLRQISRRSSSRLSLNARPKSEAANSGDTPENNNSSTASGSGSRRSLQKPQMSRHNSTRFNLERSESFTDLSDPARDGPRRLSAALAMERSMSARETVVAQEAADAESTAHEEEQEEEQEEEQEQLEQQESSAAAPVRMSLMDLLDETDRKMGLEXFCSFLV; encoded by the coding sequence ATGGAAGGTGGTCGGCGGAGGATTACGCTTTACGATCAGATGTTAGCGGTCGGCGATGGCAGAGAGTTCGCCCGTGGTTTGACACTCAACGACGTTTTGACCATTCATAACAGAGCTTCGCCGAGCCCTTCGCCGGCTGTGAGACTAAGCGGCCGGACTTTGCTCGATATTATAAGAGACGACGTTGGGATATCTCCTGTTGATAACCGAGAGAGGAAATCTTGGAAGTTTTTGAGAGATCGCCTTCGTTTGAATCTCAGATCTCAAATTCTGCCGCCGAATTCGCTTCGTATACCTAGTTTTTCGTCGGCGGAAATGATGCCAAACGAAGAAGAATCGTCGGaatccaccaccaccactgcTGCCGCCCCGTCTCTCCGGCAGATTTCACGGCGGAGCTCGTCGCGGTTAAGCCTGAACGCGAGGCCAAAGTCCGAGGCTGCAAATTCCGGCGATACTCCAGAAAACAACAATTCCTCCACCGCTTCCGGCTCCGGCAGTAGGCGGAGCCTCCAAAAGCCACAAATGTCGCGGCACAACTCGACGAGATTCAACCTAGAACGGAGCGAGAGTTTCACGGACTTGTCTGATCCAGCGCGTGACGGCCCGCGCCGTCTCTCGGCTGCGCTTGCAATGGAGAGATCGATGTCAGCTAGAGAAACAGTGGTGGCTCAAGAAGCCGCCGACGCAGAAAGCACCGCCCacgaagaagaacaagaagaagaacaagaagaagaacaggaACAACTAGAACAACAAGAATCCAGCGCGGCGGCGCCGGTGAGAATGTCACTTATGGATCTGTTAGATGAAACGGACAGGAAAATGGGGTTGGAAGNtttttgttcttttcttgtttaa